In one window of Armatimonadota bacterium DNA:
- a CDS encoding FAD:protein FMN transferase translates to MTSDKVTPTRREFLRQQLGPVLLATFGRRPAHAAPQPPQAEASELVSLSRTAMASRFEVLLPNGDGQAVEAARDALELTADLERQMSVFREDSEISDINRRAAAEPVEIAVGLFGLLEAGARLAQETGGAFEIAAGALSRVWRICQREGRLPTEGEIESTRARVGVEHVRLDSERRTVEFAREGMELDLGAIGKGYALDQMAELLRRRGVADALLHAGYSSVCAMGGPHRDAGWLLSVRDPAGGDGPAARVRLQDQCMATSGSAEQFVEADGKRYGHIIDPRRGWPAEGVMSATCVAPTAAEADALSTAFYIMGVEATLEYCEKHPNVGALVIVAGESDGETETVTIGIPDDQLEAPT, encoded by the coding sequence ATGACGTCAGATAAAGTCACCCCAACCCGCAGAGAGTTCCTGCGCCAGCAGCTCGGCCCTGTGCTGCTTGCGACGTTCGGTCGCAGGCCGGCACATGCGGCGCCACAACCGCCGCAGGCTGAGGCCAGCGAGCTGGTGAGCCTGTCGCGCACTGCCATGGCGTCGCGTTTCGAGGTCCTGTTGCCAAACGGCGACGGACAGGCCGTAGAGGCTGCCCGCGACGCGCTGGAGCTGACCGCTGACCTCGAACGGCAGATGTCAGTATTTCGGGAGGACAGCGAGATCAGCGACATCAATCGCCGCGCGGCAGCAGAGCCGGTGGAGATCGCGGTCGGGCTCTTCGGGCTGCTGGAGGCCGGCGCGCGACTGGCACAGGAAACCGGAGGCGCGTTCGAGATCGCGGCGGGCGCGTTGTCGCGAGTGTGGCGCATATGCCAGCGAGAAGGTCGGCTGCCTACCGAGGGGGAGATCGAGTCCACCCGGGCGCGCGTGGGCGTGGAGCACGTGCGGTTAGATTCCGAGCGGCGCACTGTCGAGTTCGCCCGCGAGGGGATGGAACTCGACCTCGGCGCGATCGGGAAGGGCTACGCGCTCGATCAAATGGCCGAGTTGCTGCGCCGCCGAGGTGTGGCAGATGCGCTCCTCCACGCCGGTTACAGCAGCGTATGCGCGATGGGTGGCCCGCATCGAGACGCCGGCTGGCTGCTCAGCGTCCGCGATCCGGCCGGGGGCGATGGGCCCGCCGCGCGGGTACGCCTGCAGGATCAATGCATGGCGACGTCCGGCTCGGCCGAGCAGTTCGTGGAGGCCGACGGCAAGCGCTACGGACACATTATTGACCCGCGCCGCGGGTGGCCGGCAGAAGGGGTGATGAGCGCCACCTGCGTCGCTCCCACCGCCGCCGAAGCAGACGCCCTGTCCACGGCATTCTACATCATGGGCGTCGAGGCGACGTTGGAGTACTGCGAGAAGCACCCGAACGTGGGTGCGCTGGTAATCGTCGCCGGCGAGTCCGACGGCGAGACGGAGACCGTGACCATCGGCATACCCGACGATCAATTGGAGGCCCCCACTTGA